A single genomic interval of Streptomyces graminofaciens harbors:
- a CDS encoding ATP-binding protein codes for MISLRRSRVFQMAVPAHPSCAAGVRRAVAAHLELWDLTALLDDAVLATDELFANAVRHASSDSSDTVAVVLECSERELRVTLADSSPALPVRRAVDGSAESGRGLSIVAALADDWGTEPPEPGAVGKKVWFSLVVREPSWETP; via the coding sequence TTGATCTCGCTCAGGCGGTCCCGGGTCTTCCAGATGGCGGTGCCCGCGCACCCGTCGTGCGCCGCCGGAGTGCGGCGCGCGGTGGCCGCGCACCTGGAGCTGTGGGACCTCACCGCGCTCCTCGACGACGCCGTGCTCGCCACGGACGAGCTGTTCGCCAACGCCGTCCGGCACGCGAGCTCCGACTCCTCCGACACCGTCGCCGTGGTCCTGGAGTGCTCCGAGCGCGAACTGCGGGTGACACTCGCCGATTCCTCGCCCGCGTTGCCCGTGCGGCGTGCGGTGGACGGGTCCGCCGAGTCGGGGCGCGGGCTGTCCATCGTCGCCGCGCTGGCCGACGACTGGGGCACTGAGCCGCCGGAACCGGGTGCCGTGGGAAAGAAGGTGTGGTTCTCGCTCGTCGTCCGGGAGCCCTCCT